A window of the Mesoplasma florum L1 genome harbors these coding sequences:
- a CDS encoding Cof-type HAD-IIB family hydrolase, whose product MNEIKLLVLDMDGTSYHKMGNIIESNIKPLQDAIKTGTKVAFVTGRPVLAKPNNLKAHNLAEENAILIGCNSGCIYDLNTEKVLKSSPIKSDQAKQLFEEVKNTDTILWGYVDDLNTVILSRKVNDVYNEECHWEGRFFDGEYLIYEDVKDNFNFDFFKILGFNGNYDLYEKFEKEFNLNIATNDGKIAEINAPGINKKFAIDWLSEYFNIPLENIAAMGDGMNDLPMIEHAGIGVALKNSEPRIKEVAQVYIDKENTEGAVAEFVNKYILNK is encoded by the coding sequence ATGAATGAAATTAAGCTTTTAGTTTTAGATATGGATGGTACTTCTTATCACAAGATGGGAAATATTATCGAATCTAATATTAAGCCATTACAAGATGCTATTAAAACTGGTACTAAAGTAGCTTTTGTTACTGGAAGACCAGTTTTAGCAAAACCAAATAATTTAAAAGCTCATAATTTGGCCGAAGAGAATGCAATTTTAATTGGATGTAACTCTGGATGTATTTATGATTTAAATACTGAAAAGGTTTTAAAAAGTAGTCCAATTAAATCTGACCAAGCTAAACAATTATTTGAAGAAGTTAAAAATACAGATACAATTCTATGAGGATATGTTGATGATTTAAATACAGTTATTCTTTCAAGAAAAGTTAATGATGTTTATAATGAAGAATGTCATTGAGAAGGAAGATTTTTTGATGGAGAATATCTAATCTATGAAGATGTTAAAGATAATTTTAATTTTGACTTTTTCAAAATTTTAGGATTCAACGGTAATTATGATCTTTATGAAAAATTTGAAAAAGAGTTCAATTTAAATATTGCAACTAATGATGGAAAAATTGCTGAAATCAATGCGCCAGGAATTAATAAAAAATTTGCGATTGATTGATTGTCAGAATACTTTAATATTCCATTAGAAAACATTGCTGCAATGGGTGATGGTATGAATGATTTACCAATGATTGAACATGCTGGAATTGGAGTAGCTTTAAAAAATTCAGAACCAAGAATTAAAGAAGTTGCTCAAGTCTATATAGATAAAGAAAATACAGAAGGTGCTGTTGCAGAATTTGTTAACAAGTACATTTTAAATAAATAA
- the potA gene encoding spermidine/putrescine ABC transporter ATP-binding protein — MENNILELRNVTKDYDGKVVLKGIDLNIKEGEFITLLGPSGCGKTTTLRIVAGFEKPNSGQIMFEGKDLLPIPINKRQFNTIFQSYALFPHLNVFDNIAFGLRTKKTKKDILQREVLKQIRQVGLEGFEDRNINDLSGGQKQRVAIARALVMKPKVLLLDEPLAALDVQLRQHMREELKRLQREIGITFLMVSHDQEEALSISDRVVVMNEGSIQQIGTPEDIYNEPENLWVAKFIGQSNIIEDGIFIEDNKVQIDGKTFVCDDTNFGENEKSIDIVIRPEDIEIKKTNAGFFNGTVMHTTFKGVHWELLVETTKKRIWKIHTTQAFKVDDKVSIKWNDEAIHVMWKEVE, encoded by the coding sequence ATGGAAAATAACATCTTAGAGTTACGTAATGTGACTAAAGACTATGATGGTAAAGTTGTTTTAAAAGGTATAGATTTAAATATCAAAGAAGGAGAATTTATTACTCTTTTAGGACCTTCAGGTTGTGGTAAAACAACAACTTTAAGAATCGTAGCTGGTTTTGAAAAACCAAATAGTGGACAAATTATGTTTGAAGGCAAAGACTTATTGCCAATTCCAATTAACAAAAGACAATTTAATACAATTTTTCAATCTTATGCACTATTTCCACATTTAAATGTGTTTGATAACATTGCGTTTGGTTTGAGAACTAAAAAAACTAAAAAAGATATTTTACAACGTGAAGTTTTAAAACAAATAAGACAAGTTGGATTAGAAGGTTTTGAAGATAGAAATATCAATGATCTTTCTGGTGGACAAAAACAACGTGTAGCAATTGCAAGAGCTTTAGTTATGAAACCAAAAGTTTTATTATTAGATGAACCATTAGCAGCACTTGATGTTCAGTTAAGACAACATATGCGTGAAGAATTAAAAAGATTACAAAGAGAAATAGGTATTACATTTTTAATGGTATCTCATGATCAAGAAGAAGCTTTAAGCATTAGTGATCGTGTTGTTGTTATGAACGAAGGTTCAATACAACAGATTGGTACACCTGAAGACATTTATAATGAACCAGAAAATCTATGAGTAGCAAAATTCATCGGACAATCAAACATTATTGAAGATGGAATCTTTATTGAAGATAATAAAGTTCAAATAGATGGAAAAACATTTGTTTGTGATGATACTAACTTTGGTGAAAATGAAAAGTCAATTGACATAGTAATTAGACCAGAAGATATTGAAATTAAAAAAACAAATGCAGGTTTTTTTAATGGAACAGTTATGCACACAACTTTTAAAGGAGTGCACTGAGAATTATTGGTTGAAACAACTAAAAAAAGAATTTGAAAAATACACACAACTCAAGCATTTAAAGTAGATGACAAAGTATCTATTAAATGAAATGATGAAGCTATTCATGTAATGTGAAAAGAAGTAGAATAG
- the gpmI gene encoding 2,3-bisphosphoglycerate-independent phosphoglycerate mutase, whose translation MNVKKPVILAILDGWGIEEAGVGNAVANADQKFVKEMMGMYPWVKAHASGEWVGLPEGQMGNSEVGHIHLGAGRINMESLAKLNHEVKVDGFLTNEVLVDTFKYVKEHNSALHLMGLFSDGGVHSHMNHMISMYKAAVKFGLTNIKFDLITDGRDTAPKVAEQYINQLLQVIKDNNNIGEIASISGRYFAMDRDKRFERSAAAYITMTERKVDQPKFTDPIEYVKAAYENGLDDEMIVPAYNASVVDSELKANDAMIFTNFRPDRAIQMASIMTNNNYPAWNDEAFKDVEFIGDKIRFVSTMKYADSVTSQFIAYPPTPLTNTLGEYISSLGLKQLRIAETEKIAHVTFFFDGGNDYFKNGLAKPEEISLPHASIDLISSPKVATYDLKPEMSAVEITDKLLEEVKKDEFDLIVLNFANCDMVGHTGNNDATVKGVKVLDEQLKRIHDEFVLKHNGVMVITADHGNAEIMIDETGGPNKKHTTSLVPIIVTDKTIELSDFDPAIAKVAPTILDIMGLEIPKEMTQPSMIIKK comes from the coding sequence ATGAATGTTAAAAAACCTGTTATCTTAGCCATTTTAGATGGTTGAGGAATTGAAGAAGCTGGTGTTGGTAATGCAGTTGCTAATGCTGATCAAAAATTTGTAAAAGAAATGATGGGTATGTATCCATGAGTTAAAGCACATGCTTCAGGTGAATGAGTAGGTTTACCAGAAGGACAAATGGGTAACTCAGAAGTAGGGCATATTCATTTAGGTGCTGGAAGAATTAACATGGAATCTTTAGCAAAACTAAATCATGAAGTTAAAGTTGATGGATTTTTAACAAACGAAGTATTAGTGGATACATTTAAATATGTTAAAGAACACAATAGTGCATTGCACTTAATGGGATTATTCTCAGATGGTGGAGTTCACTCTCATATGAATCATATGATTTCAATGTATAAAGCAGCAGTTAAATTTGGTTTAACAAATATTAAATTTGATTTAATTACTGATGGTAGAGATACAGCACCAAAAGTTGCAGAACAATATATTAATCAATTATTACAAGTTATTAAAGATAACAACAACATTGGTGAAATAGCTTCAATTAGTGGAAGATATTTTGCAATGGATCGTGATAAAAGATTTGAAAGAAGTGCAGCAGCATATATAACAATGACTGAAAGAAAAGTTGATCAACCTAAATTTACAGACCCAATTGAATATGTTAAAGCAGCATATGAAAATGGATTAGATGATGAAATGATTGTTCCTGCTTATAATGCAAGTGTTGTTGATTCAGAATTAAAAGCAAATGATGCTATGATCTTTACTAACTTCCGTCCTGATCGTGCTATTCAAATGGCATCAATCATGACAAATAATAATTATCCAGCATGAAATGATGAAGCATTCAAAGATGTTGAATTTATTGGAGACAAAATTAGATTTGTTTCGACAATGAAATATGCAGATAGTGTAACTTCACAATTTATAGCATATCCACCAACTCCATTAACTAATACTTTAGGAGAATACATTTCAAGTTTAGGATTAAAACAATTAAGAATTGCTGAAACTGAAAAAATTGCTCACGTTACTTTCTTCTTTGACGGAGGAAACGATTACTTTAAAAATGGTTTAGCAAAACCTGAAGAAATTTCTTTACCTCATGCAAGTATTGATTTAATTTCATCACCAAAAGTTGCAACTTATGATTTAAAACCAGAAATGTCAGCTGTTGAAATTACAGATAAATTATTAGAAGAAGTTAAAAAAGATGAATTTGATTTAATCGTATTAAACTTCGCTAACTGTGACATGGTTGGTCATACAGGTAATAATGATGCAACTGTTAAAGGTGTAAAAGTTTTAGATGAACAATTAAAACGTATTCACGATGAATTTGTTTTAAAACACAATGGTGTAATGGTTATTACAGCTGATCATGGTAATGCAGAAATCATGATCGATGAAACTGGAGGACCTAACAAAAAACACACAACTAGTTTAGTTCCAATAATTGTTACTGATAAAACAATTGAGTTAAGTGATTTTGATCCAGCTATAGCTAAAGTTGCACCAACAATTTTAGATATTATGGGATTAGAAATTCCTAAAGAAATGACTCAACCTTCAATGATTATCAAAAAATAA
- a CDS encoding Cof-type HAD-IIB family hydrolase, which produces MIKMIAIDIDGTVLDHKTGIHQTTKDAILKAKELNIPVIIATGRNLTTIHHIAKELQIENSSYPFVSQNGGQSFSFNHKNKGELKIYYTVSFDTKLTKELFDCANENKIRIFAYSENEKYAYCNKKISAFRTFMKFKTKRQKLISYNKKTDFSKLKVSKFICFGKAKHMDKFRELAEKNNISIFAFSYVSDAHANIELNPIGVDKAYGLKYVTEQLNIDAKDVIYFGDGENDIAAIKWAGKGIAMKNAKDIVKEAADDVTDLTAGEGGVGDYLFKNIFK; this is translated from the coding sequence ATGATAAAAATGATAGCAATCGATATCGATGGAACGGTCTTAGATCATAAAACTGGAATTCACCAAACAACAAAAGATGCAATCTTAAAAGCAAAAGAACTAAACATACCAGTAATAATAGCAACAGGTAGAAATTTAACAACAATACATCACATTGCAAAAGAATTACAAATTGAAAATTCTTCATACCCATTTGTTTCACAAAACGGTGGTCAATCTTTCAGTTTTAATCATAAAAATAAAGGCGAATTAAAAATTTATTACACAGTATCTTTTGACACAAAATTAACAAAAGAATTATTTGATTGTGCTAATGAAAATAAAATTAGAATTTTTGCATATTCTGAAAATGAAAAATATGCTTACTGCAATAAAAAAATAAGTGCATTTAGAACTTTTATGAAGTTTAAAACAAAAAGACAAAAATTAATTAGTTATAATAAAAAAACAGATTTTAGCAAATTGAAAGTAAGTAAATTTATATGTTTTGGGAAAGCCAAACATATGGATAAATTCAGAGAATTAGCTGAAAAGAATAATATTTCTATTTTTGCATTTAGTTATGTTTCAGACGCACATGCTAATATCGAATTAAATCCAATTGGAGTTGATAAAGCATACGGTTTAAAATATGTTACAGAGCAATTAAACATCGATGCTAAAGATGTTATTTACTTTGGAGACGGAGAGAATGACATAGCAGCAATTAAATGAGCAGGTAAAGGGATTGCTATGAAAAATGCAAAAGATATCGTTAAGGAAGCTGCTGATGATGTTACAGATTTAACTGCCGGAGAAGGTGGAGTAGGAGATTATTTATTTAAAAATATTTTTAAATAA
- the potCD gene encoding spermidine/putrescine ABC transporter permease/substrate-binding protein, whose product MKRFVRSTYFALILLVIYVPIGIMVLFSFNSGSSVSNWMGFSTRWYEEFFKNSPFIKSIITSLFVAVVSTMISVVIGVMAAIGLSRLTKRKQSKWMSIANIPLINADIITAVALMVVFLICGLKFGILTLIMAHVSFNVPYVLITVMPRLRKVDKSIVEASYDLGAKTSTVIFKIILPILKPAIIIATIIAFAMSFDDFIISYFTGGAQTNVASFIYSAKRIKPYIFAFGTMMVGIIAAGVIIWNAFLFAQDKKETTKLQIKNGTYKTKEIYKLEKEIQMLTDSLNTGTKRKISFNLSIWFKFYVLKFKLKIANSKNYDKKIAKLEWKRYKLQNTINREKRYGARLKKAIAKQKQLEKQLSKTTDIKKAAKISIQLEKIEEKVTFLSEEVAWLNEKEKEAKEKAASINKKIKQLKKEFKAEIDPSKSTINWYNKKIKYYEEWKIEVEEGKNNFKLRMIVEKLKDIKQINENKINDLASRLDLVATQAFRKISVTSKINNKISKNPNDKELINLKNEAFVKFETKQNNLIKAKDEKVTHIKLAIAKQKEKYFPTNIDEANFTKGFFARSWKVLLVSLLFLVSFTGLTVAFVMNNIYDLVIGNWGEYIDPSLIKEFEKEYNVKVNYQEYDSNETLYNKLYTFNYDLMVPSDYMVQKLAEEGKLEPLDYSRINAWSEGFDGLEKGINPDKKPSEEFIAKTQSEEEAETLQISDELLDIMYKSKVNYSESEEYEETQLGTGSIIDYAIPYLWGDLVIAVNPNSMGTSRTSSNPDAANIKWLLETHPETLLRKLKSGEEAKWESIGNNTDYDKDYDYAMNNSELSWRILWDAAAAGKEVVLNEDPKNVYAMAGQILYGTGNLTKQSQIDAATRELATLLSYKKVGLQGDSLIQSAAEGRFDFAVMYNGDLSYANVVYNGEDTLETDEDDDTYSVQPKADEDENKVYFLYGRPNAEVEGVNGEKPTEEDAPTHQTTNIYSDNMVMSKYSTHKDIAYDFINFFIAHAEDISDSTGTPTGFVETLASATAAPVDGEEEGTYYRYADMFKPIILQEGSGYKDTWLQPFFNNELDPKLIDAYNTLRAGKN is encoded by the coding sequence ATGAAAAGATTCGTCAGATCAACTTACTTTGCTTTAATCCTTTTAGTAATATATGTCCCTATTGGAATCATGGTATTATTTTCTTTCAATAGTGGTTCATCAGTTTCAAACTGAATGGGTTTTAGTACAAGATGATACGAAGAGTTTTTTAAAAACTCACCTTTTATTAAATCAATTATTACTTCACTTTTTGTTGCTGTAGTTTCAACAATGATTAGTGTTGTAATCGGAGTTATGGCTGCTATTGGACTTAGCAGATTAACAAAAAGAAAACAAAGCAAATGAATGTCAATTGCAAACATTCCATTAATTAATGCTGATATTATTACAGCTGTTGCTTTAATGGTAGTATTTTTGATATGTGGATTAAAATTTGGTATTTTAACTTTAATTATGGCCCACGTTTCATTCAACGTTCCGTATGTTTTAATTACAGTTATGCCAAGACTTAGAAAAGTAGATAAATCAATAGTTGAAGCTAGTTATGATTTAGGTGCTAAAACAAGTACTGTTATATTTAAAATTATTTTACCTATTTTAAAACCAGCAATTATTATTGCAACTATCATAGCATTTGCAATGAGTTTTGATGACTTCATCATTTCATACTTTACAGGTGGAGCTCAAACAAACGTTGCGTCATTTATTTATTCAGCAAAAAGAATTAAACCTTATATTTTTGCATTTGGAACAATGATGGTAGGAATCATTGCAGCAGGTGTAATTATTTGAAACGCTTTCTTATTTGCTCAAGATAAAAAAGAAACAACAAAATTACAAATTAAAAATGGTACATATAAAACTAAAGAAATATATAAATTAGAAAAAGAAATTCAAATGTTAACAGATTCATTGAATACTGGTACAAAAAGAAAGATTTCTTTCAACTTATCAATATGATTTAAGTTTTACGTATTGAAATTTAAACTTAAAATTGCTAATTCAAAAAACTATGATAAAAAAATAGCAAAATTAGAATGAAAAAGATATAAATTGCAAAATACAATTAACCGTGAAAAAAGATATGGTGCTAGATTGAAAAAAGCAATTGCAAAACAAAAACAACTTGAAAAACAATTATCTAAAACAACAGATATTAAGAAAGCAGCTAAGATTTCTATTCAGTTAGAAAAAATAGAAGAAAAAGTAACATTCCTTTCTGAAGAAGTTGCATGATTAAATGAAAAAGAAAAAGAAGCTAAAGAAAAAGCCGCTTCAATTAACAAAAAAATTAAACAACTTAAAAAAGAATTTAAAGCAGAAATTGATCCTTCAAAAAGTACTATTAATTGATATAACAAAAAAATTAAATACTATGAAGAATGAAAAATTGAAGTTGAAGAAGGAAAAAATAACTTTAAACTTAGAATGATTGTTGAAAAATTGAAAGACATTAAACAAATTAACGAAAACAAAATTAATGATTTAGCAAGTAGATTAGATTTAGTTGCAACACAAGCTTTTAGAAAAATAAGTGTAACAAGCAAAATAAATAACAAAATTTCAAAAAATCCAAATGATAAAGAATTAATTAATTTAAAAAATGAAGCTTTTGTAAAATTTGAAACAAAACAAAATAATTTAATAAAAGCAAAAGATGAAAAAGTAACACATATTAAGTTAGCTATAGCAAAACAAAAAGAAAAATATTTCCCAACAAATATTGATGAAGCAAACTTTACAAAAGGTTTCTTTGCTAGAAGTTGAAAAGTACTTTTAGTGTCACTTTTATTCTTAGTATCATTTACAGGATTAACTGTGGCATTTGTTATGAATAATATTTATGATTTAGTTATTGGTAACTGGGGAGAATATATTGATCCATCTTTAATTAAAGAATTTGAAAAAGAATACAATGTTAAAGTTAACTATCAAGAATATGATTCAAATGAAACACTTTATAATAAACTTTACACATTCAACTATGACTTAATGGTACCTAGTGATTACATGGTACAAAAATTAGCTGAAGAAGGTAAGTTAGAACCATTAGATTATTCAAGAATTAATGCATGATCAGAAGGATTTGATGGTTTAGAAAAAGGAATTAATCCAGATAAAAAACCTTCAGAAGAATTTATAGCAAAAACTCAATCAGAAGAAGAAGCTGAAACATTACAAATAAGTGATGAGCTTTTAGATATTATGTATAAATCTAAAGTTAATTATTCAGAGTCAGAAGAGTATGAAGAAACTCAATTAGGTACAGGGTCAATTATTGATTATGCTATACCTTATTTATGAGGAGATTTAGTTATTGCTGTTAACCCAAATTCAATGGGAACAAGCAGAACAAGTTCAAATCCAGATGCAGCTAATATAAAATGATTATTAGAAACTCATCCAGAAACATTATTAAGAAAATTAAAATCTGGTGAAGAAGCAAAATGAGAATCAATTGGTAATAACACAGACTATGATAAAGATTATGACTATGCAATGAATAACTCTGAACTTTCATGAAGAATTTTATGAGATGCAGCAGCGGCTGGTAAAGAAGTTGTTTTAAATGAAGATCCTAAAAACGTTTATGCAATGGCAGGACAAATATTGTATGGTACTGGTAATTTAACTAAACAAAGTCAAATTGATGCAGCTACAAGAGAGTTAGCAACATTATTAAGCTATAAAAAAGTTGGATTACAAGGTGATTCATTAATTCAAAGTGCAGCTGAAGGAAGATTTGACTTTGCTGTTATGTATAACGGAGACTTATCATATGCTAATGTTGTTTATAATGGTGAGGATACTTTAGAAACAGATGAAGATGATGATACATATTCAGTTCAGCCTAAAGCTGATGAAGATGAAAATAAAGTTTACTTCTTATATGGTAGACCTAATGCAGAAGTTGAAGGAGTAAATGGTGAAAAACCAACTGAAGAAGATGCACCAACTCATCAAACAACAAACATATATTCAGATAATATGGTTATGTCTAAATATTCTACACATAAAGATATCGCTTATGACTTTATTAACTTCTTTATAGCACATGCTGAAGATATATCAGATTCAACAGGTACACCAACTGGTTTTGTTGAAACATTGGCTTCAGCAACAGCAGCACCAGTAGATGGTGAAGAAGAAGGAACATACTACAGATATGCAGATATGTTTAAACCTATTATTTTACAAGAAGGATCAGGTTACAAAGACACATGATTGCAACCATTCTTTAATAATGAATTAGATCCAAAATTAATTGATGCATATAATACATTACGTGCAGGTAAAAATTAA
- a CDS encoding Pr6Pr family membrane protein, which translates to MFFTLKKEKLTAWYKNYTLKDWRFWYKTLFVVLMTFIVLFSYIQLFVNMSSVVKQINDLNLSSDIASDKLKEVLDNLNLSKSIQERLIFYKTSDGLLHAGYQPFEQFIQMSSFFTLISNLLILIWMYVALFKPLNEGKKGILNKRTSIIFAAYITVTFLLYNLILRITVSEIANNFMSHFVNEMFHTVAPIFFIGYVLFGVKWEKGTAFNFKELSTTWVFGILGLCSYGAYAIIRGLLKVAGGTPGSSQQAFPYPFLQVTELNVKMGAIELPGIVLFLIFMIVIASICIGFTSLYNFIIIKNANKGAKKGVNNEK; encoded by the coding sequence ATGTTTTTTACTTTAAAAAAAGAAAAGCTTACAGCTTGATATAAAAACTATACATTGAAAGACTGAAGATTTTGATATAAAACTTTATTCGTAGTATTAATGACTTTTATTGTACTATTCAGTTACATTCAATTATTTGTTAATATGTCATCTGTAGTTAAACAAATAAATGATTTAAACCTAAGCTCAGATATAGCTAGTGATAAATTAAAAGAAGTTTTAGATAATTTAAATTTATCTAAATCTATTCAAGAAAGATTAATTTTTTATAAAACATCAGATGGATTACTTCATGCAGGTTATCAGCCATTTGAACAATTTATTCAAATGTCTTCATTCTTTACATTAATAAGTAATTTATTAATATTAATTTGAATGTATGTTGCGTTATTTAAACCTTTAAATGAAGGTAAAAAAGGCATTTTAAATAAAAGAACTTCAATTATATTTGCTGCTTATATAACAGTGACTTTCTTACTTTATAACTTAATTTTAAGAATAACAGTTTCAGAGATTGCTAATAATTTCATGAGTCATTTTGTAAATGAAATGTTCCATACGGTTGCACCAATATTCTTTATTGGTTATGTACTTTTTGGTGTTAAGTGAGAAAAGGGAACAGCATTTAATTTTAAAGAATTAAGCACAACTTGAGTTTTTGGTATTTTAGGGCTTTGTTCATACGGAGCATATGCAATAATTAGAGGTTTATTAAAAGTTGCTGGTGGTACTCCAGGATCAAGCCAACAAGCTTTCCCTTATCCATTCTTACAAGTAACAGAACTTAATGTAAAAATGGGGGCTATTGAGTTACCAGGAATAGTTTTATTTTTAATTTTTATGATAGTAATAGCAAGTATTTGTATTGGATTTACTTCTTTATATAATTTCATAATTATTAAAAATGCAAACAAAGGAGCAAAAAAAGGAGTAAACAATGAAAAATAA
- the potB gene encoding spermidine/putrescine ABC transporter permease → MSKKEKQISNTFDQEQLDTAIDNQIARENKVKVRQKIKEINKVLGKTKLFNFTKGKVWPILLPFFIVMTLLVIIPIISIVVYSIVQPSGDLKMFEISLEKFIRLFKNGNIMMSMGLTIAYAFIASVMCILLGYPIALIMSEMKSKILAKNMWLLVTMPMWISMLLKVLGLRSLFLIMAPSALGTQIAIIIGMTYMFIPFAITPIYDSLDSRRRDIEEAAMDLGCSKYKTFWGVTLRSSMPGVITAITLVLLQAATSLIVVQYMGNGKINLITSIIESYFFKGSDFGFGAAISVVLAAMVFLLMMVSKFFTNKFEKKGAKAWKDSSDQLTLL, encoded by the coding sequence ATGAGTAAAAAAGAAAAACAAATTTCAAATACTTTTGATCAAGAACAATTAGACACAGCAATTGATAATCAAATTGCTCGTGAAAATAAAGTAAAAGTTCGTCAAAAGATTAAAGAAATTAATAAAGTTTTAGGTAAAACTAAATTATTTAACTTTACCAAAGGTAAGGTTTGACCAATATTATTACCATTTTTTATAGTAATGACTCTATTGGTTATTATTCCTATCATTTCAATTGTTGTGTATTCTATAGTTCAACCAAGTGGTGACTTAAAAATGTTTGAGATAAGTTTAGAAAAATTTATCAGATTATTTAAAAATGGAAATATTATGATGTCAATGGGATTAACAATCGCTTATGCATTTATTGCTTCAGTTATGTGTATTCTTTTAGGATACCCTATTGCATTAATTATGTCTGAAATGAAATCAAAAATATTGGCTAAAAATATGTGATTATTAGTTACAATGCCAATGTGAATTTCAATGTTATTAAAAGTTCTAGGGTTAAGAAGTTTATTTTTAATCATGGCACCAAGTGCTTTAGGAACACAAATAGCAATTATTATTGGGATGACATATATGTTTATTCCTTTTGCAATAACTCCAATTTATGATTCTTTAGATTCAAGAAGAAGAGATATTGAAGAAGCAGCTATGGACTTAGGGTGTTCAAAATATAAAACATTTTGAGGTGTTACTTTAAGATCATCAATGCCTGGAGTTATTACAGCTATTACTTTAGTATTATTACAAGCTGCAACATCACTTATTGTTGTGCAATACATGGGTAATGGAAAAATCAATTTAATTACATCAATTATTGAGTCATATTTCTTTAAAGGAAGTGACTTTGGATTTGGAGCTGCGATAAGTGTAGTATTGGCAGCAATGGTATTCTTATTAATGATGGTCTCTAAATTCTTTACAAATAAATTTGAGAAGAAAGGAGCAAAAGCATGAAAAGATTCGTCAGATCAACTTACTTTGCTTTAA
- the tpiA gene encoding triose-phosphate isomerase, with the protein MRQKVIFGNWKMNGTNAELVTFLKKVDKAAKKSDVVAGLGLPFTLLSKGIEKAKNVKVAAQNVHFAEKGAFTGEVSISMLQEVGVQYVIIGHSERREMFAETDETVNKKATALLAAGITPIICCGETLETKEAKKTVTFVNAQIKKAYKGISAEDALKTIIAYEPIWAIGTGKTATSEDAEKVCEAIRKNLTKIYDEKTAQQITIQYGGSVNPSNIAELMSQPNIDGALVGGASLKADDFIALINYKK; encoded by the coding sequence ATGAGACAAAAAGTAATTTTCGGAAATTGAAAAATGAACGGAACTAATGCTGAACTTGTTACTTTCTTAAAAAAAGTTGACAAGGCTGCTAAAAAATCAGATGTAGTTGCAGGATTAGGATTACCATTTACATTATTATCAAAAGGAATTGAAAAAGCAAAAAATGTTAAAGTTGCTGCACAAAATGTTCACTTTGCTGAAAAAGGAGCATTTACTGGAGAAGTTTCAATTTCAATGTTACAAGAAGTAGGAGTACAATACGTTATTATTGGTCACTCAGAAAGAAGAGAAATGTTTGCTGAAACTGATGAAACAGTAAACAAAAAAGCTACTGCATTATTAGCTGCAGGAATCACACCAATTATTTGTTGTGGTGAAACTTTAGAAACTAAAGAAGCTAAAAAAACTGTTACATTTGTAAACGCACAAATTAAAAAAGCATATAAAGGAATTAGTGCAGAGGATGCATTAAAAACAATTATTGCTTATGAACCAATCTGAGCTATTGGAACAGGTAAAACTGCAACAAGTGAAGATGCTGAAAAAGTGTGTGAAGCTATTCGTAAAAATTTAACAAAAATTTATGACGAAAAAACTGCACAACAAATTACTATTCAATATGGTGGAAGTGTTAACCCATCAAACATTGCTGAATTAATGTCACAACCAAACATTGATGGAGCACTTGTTGGTGGAGCTTCATTAAAAGCTGATGATTTTATTGCATTAATCAATTACAAAAAATAA